The Streptomyces sp. NBC_01353 genome contains a region encoding:
- a CDS encoding substrate-binding domain-containing protein, whose amino-acid sequence MHAEHRHQAILRRLREEGSLRVSDFAAELGVSPVTIRRDVEVLADRGLVARVHGGAMLPETWAETAPADADPAAPARGRERVIGLIVPSADYYYPEVIKGAREAAAARNARLVLDISGYDADEERTQVERMIGDGIDGLLVVPTGPRGWYEQLPVPVVIVERRPEADEMAGIDHVVSDHVHGARLAVRHLAEAGRTRLALLVRGTSPTAQWIIEGFEAGVRAAGLEAPLSTSVLVTADAGPGSPEYDGPVEELLDAAAAGRVDAVIAHPDNEALALLRRLRARSVQVPGDVAIVAYDDEVAGLADIPLSAIAPAKHEVGASAVELLVRRLEQPDAPRHRLFVLPRLRVRSSSGA is encoded by the coding sequence GTGCACGCGGAACACAGGCACCAGGCGATCCTGCGCAGGCTGCGGGAAGAGGGCTCCTTGCGGGTCAGCGACTTCGCCGCCGAGCTGGGCGTCTCCCCGGTCACGATCCGCCGGGACGTGGAGGTCCTCGCCGACCGCGGTCTGGTCGCCCGGGTGCACGGCGGGGCCATGCTCCCCGAGACCTGGGCGGAGACCGCGCCCGCCGACGCGGATCCTGCCGCACCGGCCCGCGGCCGGGAGCGCGTCATCGGCCTGATCGTGCCGTCCGCCGACTACTACTACCCCGAGGTGATCAAGGGTGCGCGCGAGGCCGCCGCCGCCCGGAACGCCCGGCTGGTGCTGGACATCTCTGGATACGACGCGGACGAGGAACGCACGCAGGTCGAAAGGATGATCGGCGACGGCATCGACGGGCTGCTGGTGGTTCCGACGGGGCCGCGTGGCTGGTACGAGCAACTGCCCGTCCCTGTCGTGATCGTGGAGCGCCGGCCCGAGGCGGACGAGATGGCCGGGATCGACCATGTCGTGTCCGATCATGTCCATGGGGCGCGGCTGGCCGTACGGCATCTCGCGGAGGCGGGTCGCACCCGCCTCGCGCTGCTCGTACGCGGTACGAGCCCGACCGCACAGTGGATCATCGAGGGCTTCGAGGCCGGCGTCCGCGCGGCCGGGCTCGAAGCCCCCCTTTCGACGTCCGTCCTGGTCACCGCCGATGCGGGGCCCGGGAGTCCGGAGTACGACGGCCCGGTCGAGGAGCTGCTCGACGCCGCGGCGGCCGGCCGCGTCGACGCCGTCATCGCCCATCCCGACAACGAGGCGCTCGCGCTGCTGAGGAGGTTGCGCGCGCGGTCGGTCCAGGTCCCCGGCGACGTCGCGATCGTGGCGTACGACGACGAGGTGGCGGGGCTCGCCGACATCCCGCTGAGCGCCATCGCCCCGGCGAAGCATGAAGTCGGCGCGTCCGCCGTGGAGTTGCTGGTGCGCAGACTCGAGCAGCCCGACGCTCCCCGGCACAGGCTGTTCGTCCTTCCGCGGCTGCGGGTGCGCTCGTCCAGCGGAGCCTGA
- a CDS encoding polysaccharide lyase 8 family protein, producing the protein MPSPWRRRTFLHAAGGGALALGLTGTLAHPSNASEVLGSGGTFDASGTFDTASDAEFDALRAKWRDLILGTGFSPTAEPYRTILSGLGTTAAGYRATMAPASGSLWPGRTWTDPEPDLDAESYAFSATMNDSYNRLRTMAEAYSQPGTGLTGDAGLRDAVLTGLDHLYSEVYNENTTRYGNWYNWQIGAPQALMDTCVLMYEHLSATQIANYCRAVDAFVPDSVFASYTGTSTGANRVDLCRGVILRGIVGKDTGKIALASQALAPVFPYVTSSDGFYDDGSFVQHRNVPYIGGYGAVLHDGVGRLLALLRGSSWEVKDAGTQLFLDTIEKAVAPFIYNGLMMDNVSSRGISRIGTNEHQRAHGLMATILLVGQGASPEENARWRAMVKGWLQRDYYYPALKNPGLSLIRASLLQALQDDTSVTAAPEPVEHRLFHNMARATHRRRDWAASVSMASNRIAHYEFGNGEHARGYHTGAGWLSWWGSDFGLEQYSDAYWPTVDPYRLPGITASRKPLADGEGGNWGQPMPDAAWVGGTTDGEYAAIGQHLKGISSTMAAKKSWFCLDDSIVCLGAGITSTDGHAVETTVDNRALGAAGAPVLTVDGRAQPVTQGWTATFDGAEWAHIAGQAGYVFPGGAKLSAVREERTGSWRDINTGGSPDPITRRYLTLFTDHGIDPTDGDYAYVLLPGASARTTAHRACDRGWLRILANSGDQQGVRVQKLGFTAVNFWSAGTVDGLRASAPASVLVREHRNGTATVVVSDPARQATSLDIVWNRRVSKVLSKPATVTGATTGSSLKLTFRDLTGEAGAPQKVTVRLG; encoded by the coding sequence ATGCCATCTCCCTGGCGTCGCCGCACATTCCTCCATGCCGCCGGTGGGGGCGCACTCGCCCTCGGACTCACAGGAACGCTCGCGCACCCGTCCAACGCCTCGGAAGTCCTGGGGTCCGGCGGCACGTTCGACGCGTCCGGAACGTTCGACACAGCGTCCGACGCGGAGTTCGACGCGCTGCGCGCCAAGTGGCGCGACCTCATCCTGGGTACGGGCTTCAGCCCGACCGCGGAGCCGTACCGGACCATCCTCAGCGGCCTCGGCACGACCGCGGCCGGCTACCGGGCGACCATGGCCCCGGCAAGCGGTTCGCTCTGGCCCGGCCGCACCTGGACCGACCCGGAGCCCGACCTCGACGCCGAGTCCTACGCCTTCTCGGCGACCATGAACGACAGTTACAACCGGCTGCGCACCATGGCCGAGGCGTACTCCCAGCCCGGCACCGGGCTGACCGGGGACGCCGGGCTCCGCGACGCCGTCCTCACCGGCCTCGACCACCTCTACTCCGAGGTCTACAACGAGAACACGACGCGGTACGGCAACTGGTACAACTGGCAGATCGGCGCCCCTCAGGCGCTGATGGACACCTGCGTGCTGATGTACGAGCACCTGTCGGCGACGCAGATCGCCAACTACTGCCGGGCCGTGGACGCGTTCGTGCCGGATTCGGTCTTCGCGTCGTACACGGGCACCAGCACCGGCGCCAATCGGGTCGACCTGTGTCGCGGAGTCATCCTGCGCGGGATCGTCGGCAAGGACACGGGCAAGATCGCGCTGGCGTCCCAGGCGCTGGCCCCGGTGTTCCCCTATGTCACTTCAAGCGACGGTTTCTACGACGACGGATCGTTCGTCCAGCACCGCAACGTCCCCTACATCGGCGGGTACGGCGCGGTACTGCACGACGGAGTGGGCCGGCTGCTCGCCCTGCTGCGCGGGTCGAGCTGGGAGGTGAAGGACGCCGGCACCCAGCTCTTCCTCGACACGATCGAGAAGGCGGTCGCACCGTTCATCTACAACGGTCTGATGATGGACAACGTCAGCAGCCGGGGTATCAGCCGCATCGGCACCAACGAGCACCAGCGGGCCCACGGCCTCATGGCGACCATCCTGCTGGTCGGCCAGGGGGCGAGTCCCGAGGAGAACGCCCGCTGGCGCGCGATGGTCAAGGGCTGGCTGCAGCGCGACTACTACTACCCCGCGCTGAAGAACCCCGGCCTGAGCCTGATCAGGGCATCACTCCTGCAGGCCCTGCAGGACGACACCTCCGTCACGGCCGCCCCCGAGCCCGTCGAGCACCGGCTGTTCCACAACATGGCACGAGCCACCCACCGCCGTCGCGACTGGGCGGCCTCCGTCTCCATGGCCTCGAACCGCATCGCCCACTACGAGTTCGGCAACGGCGAGCACGCCCGTGGCTACCACACCGGCGCCGGATGGCTCTCCTGGTGGGGCAGCGACTTCGGTCTGGAGCAGTACTCGGACGCCTACTGGCCCACCGTCGACCCGTACCGCCTGCCCGGCATCACCGCATCGCGCAAGCCTCTCGCCGACGGCGAGGGCGGCAACTGGGGACAGCCCATGCCGGACGCCGCCTGGGTCGGCGGCACCACCGACGGCGAGTACGCCGCCATCGGCCAGCACCTCAAGGGCATCTCCAGCACCATGGCTGCCAAGAAGTCCTGGTTCTGCCTCGACGACTCCATCGTCTGCCTCGGCGCCGGCATCACCTCCACCGACGGCCACGCCGTCGAGACGACCGTCGACAACCGCGCCCTGGGCGCCGCCGGCGCGCCGGTCCTCACCGTCGACGGCAGGGCGCAGCCCGTGACGCAGGGCTGGACGGCCACCTTCGACGGCGCCGAGTGGGCCCACATCGCCGGACAGGCGGGTTATGTCTTCCCCGGCGGCGCCAAGCTCAGTGCGGTACGCGAGGAACGCACCGGCTCATGGAGGGACATCAACACCGGCGGCTCCCCGGACCCGATCACCCGCCGCTATCTGACCCTCTTCACCGACCACGGCATCGATCCGACCGACGGCGACTACGCCTACGTCCTGCTGCCCGGAGCGAGCGCCAGGACCACCGCGCACCGCGCCTGCGACCGGGGGTGGTTGCGGATCCTCGCCAACTCCGGCGACCAGCAGGGCGTACGCGTCCAGAAGCTGGGCTTCACCGCGGTGAACTTCTGGAGCGCGGGCACCGTCGACGGGCTCCGGGCGAGCGCCCCCGCCTCCGTCCTCGTACGGGAGCACCGCAACGGCACGGCGACCGTCGTCGTCTCGGACCCTGCGCGGCAGGCCACCTCCCTGGACATCGTCTGGAACCGCAGGGTGAGCAAGGTGCTCTCGAAGCCCGCCACGGTCACCGGCGCCACGACCGGCTCCTCGCTGAAGCTCACCTTCCGCGACCTCACCGGCGAGGCCGGCGCACCCCAGAAGGTCACCGTCCGCCTCGGCTGA
- a CDS encoding heparin lyase I family protein, which produces MHHSKARNVPRISLSGPHRTPDDRQAPPRRRGRLLAPTALAAALSLVLATPAHATVEWDGDADNGGTAVFDSVLCDSPSYVYQPDWGDGRGKIFGFTKAAGSERCEGHGIAGRTLTSGRTYWFGWESMTKTGNAQTVFQWKSWGTGDEHDQNYPVIMKVEDSRLKIWYVAPGEQWISGGSVAWTPGTWNKIELGIDARTSTSGSFALYVNGQLVVDRQNARTWDLKGNVPRWGSYGSTIVDVESVHWVDGLKMGTTRADVD; this is translated from the coding sequence ATGCATCACAGCAAGGCCCGAAACGTCCCCCGCATCTCCCTCTCGGGCCCACACCGGACCCCCGACGATCGGCAGGCGCCGCCCCGCCGACGCGGACGGCTACTGGCCCCCACCGCGCTGGCCGCGGCGCTCTCGCTCGTACTGGCGACGCCCGCGCATGCCACGGTCGAGTGGGACGGCGACGCGGACAACGGAGGCACCGCCGTGTTCGACTCGGTCCTGTGCGACTCCCCGTCGTACGTGTACCAGCCGGACTGGGGCGACGGTCGCGGGAAGATCTTCGGCTTCACCAAGGCAGCGGGCTCCGAGCGGTGCGAGGGGCACGGCATCGCCGGCCGCACCCTCACGTCCGGCAGGACGTACTGGTTCGGCTGGGAGTCCATGACGAAGACCGGCAACGCCCAGACCGTCTTCCAGTGGAAGTCATGGGGAACCGGTGACGAACACGACCAGAACTACCCAGTGATCATGAAGGTCGAGGACAGCCGTCTGAAGATCTGGTACGTCGCCCCGGGCGAGCAGTGGATCTCCGGAGGCAGCGTCGCCTGGACCCCGGGCACCTGGAACAAGATCGAGTTGGGTATCGACGCCCGGACATCCACGAGCGGTTCCTTCGCCCTGTACGTCAACGGCCAACTGGTCGTCGACCGCCAGAACGCGCGGACGTGGGACCTCAAGGGCAACGTCCCCCGCTGGGGCTCGTACGGCTCCACCATCGTCGACGTCGAGTCGGTCCACTGGGTCGACGGCCTGAAGATGGGCACGACCCGGGCCGACGTCGACTGA
- a CDS encoding endonuclease yields the protein MSVAQIGRWKALASAVGAVILGLTLPTVAATPASATTTAYDSTYYKNAIGKTGTSLKSSLHTIISSQNKISYDAVWNALKVTDQDPNNSSNVILLYSGTSRSKALNGGDVGDWNREHVWAQSHGSFGTSAGPGTDLHHLRPADVQVNSIRGNKDFDNGGSAVSGAPGSYTDSNSFEPRDADKGDVARMILYMAVRYEGDDAWADLEPNESTTNGSVRFHGRLSVLKQWNEQDPPSAFEERRNDVIYGTYQGNRNPFVDHPEWVEAIW from the coding sequence ATGTCCGTTGCACAGATAGGCAGATGGAAGGCCCTGGCGTCCGCCGTAGGCGCCGTCATCCTCGGCCTCACCCTTCCGACAGTCGCCGCGACTCCCGCGAGCGCCACGACCACCGCGTACGACAGCACGTACTACAAGAACGCGATCGGCAAGACCGGAACGAGCCTGAAGTCCTCGCTGCACACGATCATCAGCAGCCAGAACAAGATCTCGTACGACGCGGTCTGGAACGCGCTGAAGGTCACCGACCAGGACCCGAACAACAGCAGCAACGTGATCCTGCTGTACAGCGGCACCTCGCGCAGCAAGGCACTGAACGGCGGCGACGTGGGCGACTGGAACCGCGAGCACGTGTGGGCCCAGTCCCACGGCAGCTTCGGTACCTCGGCCGGCCCCGGCACGGACCTGCACCACCTGCGCCCCGCGGACGTACAGGTCAACAGCATCCGTGGCAACAAGGACTTCGACAACGGCGGCAGCGCGGTGAGCGGCGCGCCCGGCAGCTACACGGACTCCAACTCCTTCGAGCCGCGCGACGCGGACAAGGGCGACGTGGCCCGCATGATCCTCTACATGGCCGTGCGCTACGAGGGCGACGACGCCTGGGCCGACCTGGAGCCCAACGAGTCGACCACCAACGGCAGCGTCCGCTTCCACGGCCGCCTCTCGGTCCTGAAGCAGTGGAACGAGCAGGACCCGCCGAGCGCCTTCGAGGAACGCCGCAACGACGTCATCTACGGCACCTACCAGGGCAACCGCAACCCGTTCGTCGACCACCCCGAGTGGGTCGAGGCGATCTGGTAG
- a CDS encoding RNA polymerase sigma factor: protein MNQRFRWPDERLIKAAQNGDVTSLTTVVMESQPHVRKFARSLCASPQDAEDAAQEALIILYRKIGTLRATGALASWMFRIVRNECLRQVRLLVSRNDEASAEPEASAGPSAEDAVLRRLEAERIAAVVGALPPDQRQVLIMRDVQGLPGRTVAHALGLSNAAMKSRLHRARAALRHALAATDRAPDRAIDRPTGGDSPP from the coding sequence ATGAACCAACGCTTCCGCTGGCCGGACGAGCGGCTGATCAAGGCCGCTCAGAACGGCGACGTCACGTCGCTCACCACGGTCGTCATGGAATCGCAGCCTCATGTGCGCAAGTTCGCCAGATCGCTGTGCGCCTCGCCGCAGGACGCGGAGGACGCGGCGCAGGAGGCGCTGATCATCCTCTATCGGAAGATCGGCACCTTGCGGGCCACTGGCGCGCTTGCCTCATGGATGTTCCGGATCGTGCGCAACGAATGCCTCCGGCAGGTACGGCTCCTCGTCTCGCGGAACGACGAGGCGTCGGCCGAACCGGAGGCGTCCGCTGGGCCGTCCGCCGAGGACGCGGTGCTGCGCAGGCTGGAGGCGGAGCGGATCGCGGCCGTGGTCGGTGCGCTTCCCCCTGACCAGCGGCAGGTCCTGATCATGCGGGACGTTCAGGGCCTGCCGGGCAGAACCGTCGCCCATGCGCTCGGTCTGAGCAACGCCGCGATGAAATCGCGGCTGCACAGAGCACGCGCAGCCCTGCGTCACGCACTGGCTGCGACAGACCGAGCACCCGATCGAGCCATCGACCGACCAACCGGAGGAGACTCACCACCGTGA
- a CDS encoding Pls/PosA family non-ribosomal peptide synthetase: MPATPGRGEITLLDDGDAWEESGKSARFSAGPAAPVRTLVDVFEASVRAHPDELALDDGATRLTYRALAAEVERRRRALAATGVGLGDRVGVRVPSGTNELYVSILAVLAAGAAYVPVDAEDPDERAELVFGEAGVRAVLGAAQRVDVTGRTGDRAPATRPGPEHDAWIIFTSGSTGKPKGVAVSHRSAAAFVDAEAALFLAEEPIGPGDRVMAGLSVAFDASCEEMWLAWRYGACLVPVPRSQVRSGADLGPWLVEQEITVVSTVPTLAALWEPEALDEVRLLIFGGEACPPELTQRLVTEGREVWNTYGPTEATVVACASLLTGEEPIRIGLPLNGWELAVVDESGEPVPMGGSGQLVIGGVGLARYLDPEKDAEKYAPLESLGWERAYRSGDLVRAEPEGLVFLGRGDEQIKLGGRRIELGEVDAALQALPGVAGAAAAVRTARSGNQLLVGYLVTQDGWDHAAAVERLRAELPAALVPLLAPVAELPTRTSGKVDRDALPWPLPELETTGPAEQLYGTEAWLAEQWSETLGVTVTSAADDFFAIGGSSLAAAQLTTRLRTRYPSAAVVDIYQQPTLRKLARHLEKSVQDDSAVRTVAPVPFRSGLAQTVLLLPLFTVVGLRWTVALLALGNVLHWFGAYPWAPTASWWLVAAGAALLFSPPGRLAIAAGGARLLLRGVKAGRHPRGGGVHLRLWTAERLAECVGATSLTGSWLERYARALGAKVGPDVDLHSLPPVTGMLKLGRGCAVESEVDLSGYWLDGDRLEIGPVKVGAGAVVGTRSLLFPGARVGKRAEVAPGSAVAGQIPTGQRWAGAPAGKLGKAKRNWPKERPARAVRWRAIYGATGFFLTALPVLAALPALLVVSRFVPAGAGLAEALPGALLAVVPGALAYGFAYASLVLASVRLLSLGLRTGSHPTHSRVAWQAWTVTQLMDLARGTLFPLYAGLITPIWLRLLGMKIGRGAEVSTVLALPSLTTVGEGAFLADDTLTAPYELGGGWVRIGHSEIGRRAFLGNSGMTAPGRTVPDDGLVGVLSATPKKAKKGSSYLGLPPVKLPRSAADSDRSRTYDPPAHLLWARGLVELCRLVPVFSSAALAVLTVAALCALAATNGLGIWGTALLSGAVLLAAGAAACLVSVAAKWLLVGRHRTGEHPLWSGFVWRNELADTFVEVLAVPWLIGSVPGTPLLALWLRGLGARIGRGVWCESYWLPETDLVVLGDAVSVNRGCVLQTHLFHDRILRTDTVVLREGATLGPGGIVLPGSTVGARSTLGPASLVMAGESVPDDTRWLGNPIEAWRA; the protein is encoded by the coding sequence ATGCCAGCCACACCTGGGCGCGGTGAGATCACTCTGCTCGACGACGGGGACGCGTGGGAGGAGTCCGGCAAGTCCGCCCGGTTCTCCGCCGGTCCCGCGGCCCCGGTGCGCACCCTCGTCGACGTCTTCGAGGCATCCGTACGGGCCCACCCCGACGAACTCGCCCTGGACGACGGCGCCACCCGGCTGACGTACCGGGCGCTGGCCGCGGAGGTCGAGCGCCGGCGGCGCGCTCTGGCGGCCACCGGAGTGGGGCTCGGCGACCGGGTCGGCGTCCGCGTGCCCTCCGGGACCAACGAGTTGTACGTTTCCATCCTCGCCGTACTCGCCGCGGGCGCCGCCTATGTGCCGGTCGACGCCGAGGATCCGGACGAGCGGGCCGAGCTGGTCTTCGGCGAGGCCGGCGTGCGCGCCGTCCTCGGCGCCGCGCAGCGGGTGGACGTCACCGGGCGCACGGGGGACCGCGCCCCCGCCACCCGGCCCGGCCCCGAGCACGACGCGTGGATCATCTTCACCTCCGGCTCCACGGGCAAGCCCAAGGGCGTCGCCGTCAGCCACCGCAGCGCCGCCGCGTTCGTGGACGCCGAGGCCGCGCTGTTCCTCGCCGAGGAGCCGATCGGACCCGGCGACCGGGTCATGGCAGGACTCTCCGTCGCGTTCGACGCCTCCTGCGAAGAGATGTGGCTGGCCTGGCGCTACGGCGCCTGCCTCGTGCCCGTCCCCCGGTCCCAGGTGCGCAGCGGCGCCGACCTCGGCCCCTGGCTGGTGGAGCAGGAGATCACCGTGGTCTCCACCGTGCCGACGCTCGCCGCGCTCTGGGAGCCGGAGGCCCTCGACGAGGTCCGGCTGCTGATCTTCGGCGGCGAGGCCTGCCCGCCCGAGCTGACCCAGCGTCTGGTCACGGAGGGCCGCGAGGTCTGGAACACGTACGGTCCCACCGAAGCCACCGTCGTCGCCTGCGCCTCCCTCCTGACCGGTGAGGAGCCCATCCGGATCGGTCTCCCGCTGAACGGCTGGGAACTGGCCGTGGTCGACGAGTCCGGCGAGCCGGTGCCGATGGGCGGCAGCGGCCAGTTGGTGATCGGCGGCGTCGGACTCGCCCGCTACCTCGATCCCGAGAAGGACGCCGAGAAGTACGCCCCGCTGGAATCCCTCGGCTGGGAACGCGCCTACCGCAGCGGCGACCTCGTCCGCGCCGAGCCGGAGGGTCTGGTCTTCCTCGGCCGCGGCGACGAGCAGATCAAGCTCGGGGGCCGTCGCATCGAGCTGGGCGAGGTGGACGCCGCGCTGCAGGCCCTGCCCGGCGTCGCCGGTGCGGCCGCCGCGGTCCGCACCGCGCGCAGCGGCAACCAGCTGCTCGTGGGCTACCTCGTCACCCAGGACGGCTGGGACCACGCGGCGGCGGTCGAGCGGCTGCGCGCCGAACTCCCCGCTGCCCTCGTGCCGCTCCTCGCACCCGTCGCCGAGCTGCCCACCCGCACCTCGGGCAAGGTGGACCGCGACGCGCTGCCCTGGCCTCTGCCCGAACTGGAGACCACCGGTCCCGCCGAGCAGCTGTACGGCACCGAGGCATGGCTCGCCGAGCAGTGGAGCGAGACCCTCGGAGTGACCGTCACCAGCGCCGCCGACGACTTCTTCGCGATCGGCGGCAGCAGCCTCGCCGCCGCCCAGCTCACCACCCGGCTGCGCACGCGCTATCCGAGCGCTGCCGTCGTCGACATCTATCAGCAGCCGACCCTGCGCAAGCTGGCCCGGCACCTGGAGAAGTCCGTCCAGGACGACAGCGCCGTCCGGACCGTGGCACCGGTTCCGTTCCGGTCCGGGCTCGCACAGACCGTTCTGCTGCTCCCGCTCTTCACCGTGGTCGGGCTGCGCTGGACGGTGGCGCTCCTCGCCCTGGGCAACGTGCTGCACTGGTTCGGGGCCTACCCGTGGGCGCCGACCGCCTCGTGGTGGCTCGTCGCCGCCGGCGCGGCGCTGCTCTTCAGCCCGCCCGGCCGGCTCGCGATCGCGGCGGGCGGCGCACGCCTGCTGCTGCGCGGGGTGAAGGCGGGGCGACACCCGCGCGGCGGTGGCGTCCACCTACGGCTGTGGACGGCCGAGCGTCTTGCCGAGTGCGTCGGCGCGACCTCGCTCACCGGATCCTGGCTGGAGCGCTATGCACGGGCTCTCGGCGCCAAGGTCGGCCCCGACGTGGACCTTCATTCGCTGCCGCCGGTGACAGGCATGCTCAAGCTCGGCCGCGGCTGCGCCGTGGAGTCCGAGGTGGACCTCTCCGGTTACTGGCTGGACGGTGACCGGCTGGAGATCGGCCCGGTCAAGGTCGGCGCGGGCGCGGTGGTCGGCACCCGCAGCCTGCTGTTCCCCGGAGCGCGGGTCGGCAAGCGGGCCGAGGTGGCTCCCGGCTCCGCCGTGGCCGGACAGATCCCGACCGGACAGCGCTGGGCAGGCGCGCCCGCGGGCAAGCTCGGCAAGGCCAAGCGGAACTGGCCCAAGGAGCGGCCGGCGCGCGCGGTCCGCTGGCGCGCCATATACGGCGCGACCGGCTTCTTCCTCACGGCTCTGCCCGTGCTCGCCGCCCTGCCCGCCCTGCTGGTCGTGAGCCGCTTCGTGCCCGCCGGCGCCGGGCTCGCCGAGGCCTTGCCGGGAGCGCTGCTCGCCGTGGTGCCCGGGGCGCTCGCCTACGGGTTCGCGTACGCGTCGCTGGTGCTGGCCTCCGTACGGCTGCTCAGCCTCGGGCTGCGCACCGGAAGCCATCCGACGCACAGCCGGGTCGCCTGGCAGGCGTGGACCGTCACACAACTGATGGACCTGGCGCGGGGGACGCTCTTCCCCCTCTACGCCGGGCTGATCACTCCGATCTGGCTGCGGCTGCTCGGGATGAAGATCGGCCGGGGCGCGGAGGTGTCGACGGTGCTCGCGCTGCCGAGCCTCACCACCGTCGGCGAGGGCGCGTTCCTCGCCGACGACACCCTGACCGCGCCCTACGAACTGGGCGGTGGCTGGGTGCGGATCGGGCACTCGGAGATCGGTCGCCGGGCGTTCCTCGGCAACTCCGGCATGACCGCGCCGGGCCGCACGGTGCCGGACGACGGCCTGGTCGGTGTGTTGTCCGCGACGCCGAAGAAGGCCAAGAAGGGCAGTTCGTACCTGGGCCTGCCCCCGGTCAAGCTGCCGCGGTCCGCCGCCGATTCCGACCGGAGCAGGACGTACGACCCGCCGGCGCACCTGCTGTGGGCGCGCGGTCTGGTGGAGCTGTGCCGGCTCGTTCCGGTGTTCTCCTCGGCCGCCCTGGCGGTCCTGACCGTGGCGGCGCTCTGCGCCCTGGCCGCGACGAACGGTCTGGGGATCTGGGGCACCGCGCTGCTGTCCGGGGCGGTCCTCCTCGCCGCCGGTGCGGCCGCGTGCCTGGTCTCGGTGGCCGCCAAGTGGCTGCTGGTGGGCCGGCACCGGACGGGCGAGCACCCGCTCTGGTCCGGCTTCGTGTGGCGCAACGAACTGGCCGACACCTTCGTCGAGGTGCTCGCCGTGCCGTGGCTGATCGGATCTGTGCCGGGGACGCCGCTCCTCGCCCTGTGGCTGCGCGGGCTCGGGGCACGGATCGGCCGGGGCGTGTGGTGCGAGAGCTACTGGCTGCCCGAGACGGACCTGGTCGTGCTGGGCGACGCGGTCAGCGTGAACCGCGGCTGTGTGTTGCAGACACACCTCTTCCACGACCGGATCTTGAGGACGGATACTGTGGTCCTCCGCGAGGGCGCCACCCTGGGCCCGGGCGGAATCGTCCTGCCCGGCAGTACGGTCGGGGCCCGCAGCACGCTGGGTCCGGCCTCTCTCGTGATGGCCGGGGAATCCGTCCCCGACGACACTCGCTGGCTGGGCAATCCGATCGAGGCGTGGCGGGCCTGA